Within the Arachis duranensis cultivar V14167 chromosome 10, aradu.V14167.gnm2.J7QH, whole genome shotgun sequence genome, the region ggagaagaagaaggaagaggaggatGAACGCGAAGCGCGCTATAGAAACCGTTGAGTAGCGCGCGTGTTGACACGCTCATATGGGTGAGCGTCCTTTTTGTTGGGTTTAGCCCAACTTGTATGACTTGTAAACCAAAATAACTTGTATGTGTAgtacttctcttttctttaataTGATATTTgcgttaataaattttttatatacatgcgTATTAATAACACATATATTGGTATCAATTcttacaattaatttttttcaactaaataTCATATATAGTgttacttttattatttataagtttaaatttaaccgtcaaaatattttaattttttaatttgttattccTCTTTAactatttcataaaataaaaagatagtcTTTGTTTTTCAtcgaaattgattattttaaaaaacaagcTATACTTTTTTTatgatcttttattaatatagtcattctcttattcttttaataatttgataattattcTTTCATCTAAACTTACAACATGATTGTCCTTTGTAGTAATCGTTTATAATACAACACATTTATCAAATATCACCTTGAGTTATATTCTCTTATCTCAATTCTAATTACATAGATGTAAGCTCAACGAAAGCgcaatgaattttattttactgAAAGATGgttgaatttatttatatattataaccAACTTTTTAATGGAATTTGGGTAAAGTTAATTTGTTCAGGAGgaattcgattttttttttgagcAATTGGATCTTTATAGGCCAAGATCAAATTCTATTCCTTCATGCTTTCTACatctattaaaatttttttaaaatggatATATAATGAGATGAGCTTTCTTAATTTAAGTTCAATTTTTGAAGAATTGTGTCTGCCTTATATGCAATTTGAAAGATTGATATCATGTTTAAAATTccttcttttaaatattttaacaagAGAATACATGGTCTAAATTTTTACAGattctaaatattaaaattgatgacattattttagTTTGTTGTCGTTACGAAAATGACTCTAGTCTATATGTCGTTACGAAAATGACTCTAGTCTATAGATCATCTCAGTTTATTTGTTATAtccattaaatttgaaaatattatttctaagtttttaatataaaatttttgtaggtttatcaatttatttttattggactcaatataactaaaaaattctaataattaagttaaaaaatactgctaataataaaaaagtatattttttaaattattaatacacaaaactaaaacttttaaaatattattagttgtcctaaaaaattttattgacaTTGTAATAAATATTTCTACAGAATAATTTAAgatatgataattattttaatcaattaattatgtGAAGTTGtcgtaaataaataataaatagtgacttaatttatgtattcttttaaattatcaatacgcaaactcaattttaaaatattaatagttacactaaaaaatttattaacgtataagaaaataattatcGAGGCTAAAATTTAGTAATCCaagaatatatttatatataaaaagaaataatcactagtataattaatttaatatttttgctaTTGAGTTACAGCTTAAATGGTATagtctttttatatttatttaaaagatcGCGGGTTCGAGTTTTcgtatttttagtaaaaaaaaaaaatcaatgttatcattattactattatgtcattattattattatatgaaatatacacaattataattgataatattttagtaATGATAATATTCTACATAATTATTGGTATTCCTATTATACTACAATTTGTATAAAtgcattattaattaaaaaaagcatatattaattagattatACACCAATTACGCATAATTAAACTTAtttgttaagtttaattataCACTTTTAAAGTGTAATAGCCCAGACCATCCGCTACCGCTAgtacgatattgtccgctttggcacacaaggcctcacggttttgtctttgacgatagggatgatagccgaagccgcccacactcactcgtcaaaacgcatCATGCTAGAGAGAGGTATACACACTCTTATAAAGCATGCTTCGTTTCcttccccaaccgatgtgggaccttacaatccaccccccaTAGctccggctctgataccatctgtaacagcctAGACCACTCGCTAGAACGATATTGTCcactttggcacacaaggcctcacggttttgcttTTGAcaatagggatgatagccgaaaccCCTCACACTCACTCATCAAAACGCGTCATGTTaaggagaggtatccacactcttataaggcatgcttcgttctccTCCCTAACCGATATGAGACCTTACATAAAgcaatattaattaatctttttttattagacAAAATCAATTAGCATATAAAATAatgtataataatttaaaaataataaaatcaatccaaattatttttctaaccGTTTCTGTAATTAATTCACAAAAAATCAATTTGACTTATTTTAAACCGATCAACCAAGAGCAGAATTAGATTAACTTTTAGGAAGGAGCTCAAAAAAACTTTATAATtaacaaagaataaaataaaaattttaagggggataaactaaaatttatgtataacttataaaaaaaatttgataattagAAGAGGCTATTGCTCTCCTTGACTTGTACGTGCTCCACCTCTGCGGTCAACTCGATTTGAACCGGACGAGGTCAACTAAATTTAAACCGGATGGGTGAACGTTCTACCCACCTCCATGATGCACAATTGGTGTCATCACTTGAATTTGGGACCTTTGGAATAAAGAGTGTCAGTCTTCCACTAGGATAACATgttgagttttttatttttaatattaggaTAGAAGGTGAATAATACGCAAAAATGAGGCTTCGAATGTGTTATGCATAGATATGGGTTTAATAATTAGTATATTCAAAAATCGTTAATAACGATTTTAATCAAATTGTGATTAACGATTTTTATTAGGAGAGAGAGTGTGAAAAGAGAATCTGGAGGCGTTGGATCAAGTAAGAACGGCTAGGATCAGTAAATAAAATGAGGGTACCGATTTAGTGGGAGGTGAGCAAAGAGACAGGGTATAACAACCGCAAGATGGACGATCTATGGCTGGGAAGCATGAATCAAATCGGTACTTCCGATTTGATGCTGTGTCCACGTGGCTCGCATGCGGTGAGCCCTTGTGTGGTCCGTGAGTTCTCTCTCCCAGAAGCTTTCACTCATCATTGAGAAGACCAAAATACCAAAATACAACGTGTGTGTTAACTCTCTACTCTCTGTTTCGGTTCCTTCCATTTTAAGTGTCATTGTTTCCATATGAAGGTTGCATGTGAGGTGGAACTccagatttatcttttttaagaTGAGGAAGAAAAAAATCTCAATGGATAAACATATTGTGAAATATCTTGATCATCCATTATATGTAAGTACCTTTTTTTTgtctataaaattatttataatgttAACATCAATTATAAGCTGGTTAAATGAACTTAGCACTAAACAAACCCATGAGTATTCTGTTTTTAAGAGTTTAGtggcttttttttatttttttaatcatttttatgagaTAGTTATTATATGTTTacatgataatatttttatatactgaTAGTGTTATTATGAAGTAAAAgtttgttaaaataataaagttgagTGTAATTTCTTAACATAAACATCATAGTTAATGCAAATAAATACGtgaatatcttatttttaagagtttagtagttgttttatttttttaattattattattattattgttataataataataataaNNNNNNNNNNNNNNNNNNNNNNNNNNNNNNNNNNNNNNNNNNNNNNNNNNNNNNNNNNNNNNNNNNNNNNNNNNNNNNNNNNNNNNNNNNNNNNNNNNNNNNNNNNNNNNNNNNNNNNNNNNNNNNNNNNNNNNNNNNNNNNNNNNNctgataatattattataaactaaaagtgAAGTTAGTTATCATAATTGAATTGAGTGTACAAAATTAATATGAACATGATAGTTAGTCCAAATAAACATGTGAGTACCCTGTTTTTAAGAGTTTAGtggctaatttattttttaattattattattgttattattactattattactgTTATTGAGATAGTTACAGGTTTATTGATAGtgttattaagttttattagttattgttaTTACGGTTGTTATAAATCATTTTTAATAGTTTCACTTCCAAGTGCATTTCCATACTAATTAAcgttgatattttttttattgttattatcattattattttaacaGTTATAATTATGTGTTGATTATTTATGTCAGGGTTCTAGAGTAATTGGACTGAGATATTTATATGTTCGAGAACCATATGATCGGAGAATAGAAACCTATCTAAGAGCCGCTGACTTTTACAATGTTCTCAGATTCGAAAAATTCTCGGACAAACGGCCTTGATAAATGCCTTGGTAGAACGGTAGAATCCAGTGACTCATACGTTCCATCTCCCTATAGGTGAATGTACTATCACTTTAGAAGATGTAGCTTTGATACTTGGTCTTCAAGAAACTGGGCTATCAGTTACAGGGCCAACCAACAGTAATCACAGATCCATGGTGCAAGAATGTCTGATGAACTTTGGAGTTGCCCCAACAGCGAGTGAATGCAGAGGTAGCTTTATCAAGCTAACATGGTTGCGTAATGTTAAGCATGGCATAATTTTGAATTCTCATGAGGCTATGGAGTGTTATTCCAGGTGCCACATTATGTCGCTGTTCGGTACCACGTTATTTGCTGACAAATTATGTGCGGGGGTGTATTGGAAATTTCTACCCTTGCTCCGTGATATTCCTAGAATTAGGACATATAGCTGGGGATCAGCTTGTCTTGCCCACTTGTATAGGTCTTTGTGTAGGGCCACCCAATATGATCGCAAAGATTTAGATGGGCCTTTAGCATTGTTGCATGTGTGGGCTTGGGAACGGATGCCTTTCCTTGCACCAATTCGCCATCTCCCGACTTTCCCGTTAGCTTGTCGGTATGACCTCTAAGGATATTTATATACTGatgttttattaatttactaCGTAAATGCATCATATTGATGTAACATTATTCAATGACAGGTGGAATGAGTGGGATGCCCCTTCAAGTGAGTTTACACGGTGGACACCTGCACATTTTAGGCAGATGCTTGATAACATTACAAATGCTAATGTATGTCATTATTATTACTTATGTTTCATTCGTCCTCTAATTTTATACCATGCGTTATTTTCATTGTTAAGAGGTGTGCCTAATCTAGTGTTTTTATGTCGACACAGTTTTTGTGGGACCCATATAGTGCGCGACATCTTGGACCCGATTTCGTGCTGCATGACATGTATGAGGATGCACGCATGTGGCTTGCACCGTCTCCACTCATTTCCTTCGAGTGCATTGAGTGGTGCCCAACCGATAGGATTAAGAGACAATTCGGGAGACAACAAGACCCACCCGAAACACCAAAGGTTCTTGAAGATGCACACAACATGTTGTTAACGGGTCCAAAAAATTATAACTGGGCCCAACAGTGGAGTGAATGGATTACTTTGTGGCAAGACAGACAATGGGATGTGCTTGGTGCAGAGATAGTTGATAATTTCGACTCGTCAGATGTTTACACAGATTGGCACCATAGAGAATTTGCTGAACAGATACAGTTGTCCGCTCGTGTAGACCAACCACAACCGCAGCCATCACTCCAGGCACGTCCACGGTCGCCATCGCCACAACGACAACCATGTCCACCACCGCCAACACACCCACCACAGACACAGCCACTTTCGCATCCTAGTGAAGTTGGATGGATTCCAACTCAGGATGAAATGGCTATACAAAACATGCCAATAGAACATCCCTATGTCGCATCATTTGATGCACCAAATACTCATCACAGCCCACAATTGACAGAGGCAATGGCAGAAACCACCTGGGATCAGATCATCGGGTTCATGCAAGATCCAAGTACGCCCCAAATGTCTAATGTGTTGGATCCGACACAACATCCTATATACCAGCAGAAGTTACATCCGGAAAAGATGCCACAGCCACCTCAGGTGGTGCCTAGTAGATTGTCATTCGATTCATGAGTACATCGACCTACCAATTCCTCTTATTCAACCGCTAGAGTGTCACTAGATTCCAGCAGAAGCGATTGGGGTCGAGGTATTGGTCATGAGTACAACTCTGAAACTAGTGCATATATTCCAAGAATTGATCTTAATCTCATTGATTCATCAATCCAGGAGACAAGTGAAGAAGACCAGTTTGCACACCGCAGATACGGTTCATACCGTGATAAGATGGACTTAAGTGACGAGGACAATGAGGAAGAAGATTCGGATGAAAGtgaggatgatgatgacgacAAAGATAACAATGGGCAGCCTAGGCCGACCAGAGGTAATTCAATTGTAATTATTATAGTGTGATGGTATTGTGGCATCTGTCTGTATTATTATCACTCTGAGATAAATGTGCTTTATGTTATAATTATTACGTACATGTAGATTGAGATATGTTGTTAATGTTGGCAGGTGTGACTGGAACAGCAGCAAAACAAGAACGGGATAAAGGCTACAATTTAAGGGTAGATCCACCCCGTCGCAGCCAAAAGAGATATACCCCATCAGCGATAAAGAAAGCAATGTCGAACAAGTACAAAAAAGTGGTTAACAcagtaaagaaaaaatttacaaagtatATGTAGCAAATTGGTTTGTCATTCCACGATGTATTTTGTGACTTCAAAATTCTAGTTTGATGTGCTAGTTGCCTTTATTTATGTACATGCTATGACAAACTACTAGATTCTACTTTGATCTACTACTTAATGGCAAAGTCCGtgatgttaattttatttatgtactacTAGAATCTATAACCATGCTATGAGAAACTACTATATTCACTAAAAATATCAATGCTTAACCTGGGAACATACTTTTTCTTCATTAATAGTAGATTGTAATTGGCAATAATATACTCAACGTTGTTTTAATCTGTAACGTACACCCTTAGCCTTTCCTGTATAATACACTTACGGTGGGTCTGCCTCGCGTGCACTAGTTCCGGCGCGCTTGGGGGCACCTACTACGACTGTGTCCTTCTACACCGCATAGCCTACAACATCTCGGACCTCGCATTGATCGTGTgtccatctcattcaagaaGCGAGTTTGTTTGGGACGACCTTTGGTAACTCTCTTAAGTGAAGGATTAGGTATCATCCGTGGCCCTCCATACACCGGCCACGTTGTTGGGTTGCCCAATGGCCTAAATCTAGCTCTGTACACCTTTCGGATCTCATTCATCCGATACACCTCGTGAACGTAAACTTGCCAATCAAGACGTTGGTTTGCACAACATGCAAAAACGTGACGACATGGAAAGCGATCAACTTGAAAATAACCACAGTCACAGTGCCTACGTCGCAGGTCTACCGCATACTCAACACCGCTGGGCATCTCCCTCACCTCGAAAACTTCATTCTGCCGATCGAAGCAACTAACCATGATGTTTCCAGCCGCAATCAAATTTTGCTGAATCTTTTCGGTCACTATTTCGGAGAATAGGTGTCCGGCTCGAAGACGAGTCTCAGCGCCATCCCTTTTCCTTGTGAACAACTCATTCAGTCTATAAGAAGTCGTCTTTACAAGTGCTGTGCTGGGAAGATTGCGTGCACCCTTCAACACCCCATTGATGCATTCCACCAGATTTGTTGTCATATGACCCCATCAATGGCCACCATCATATGCCAAAGAGTGTTGCTCACGGGGAATCCAATCTAGCCAGCAATTGTATGCCTCACCCCGACTGCGAAACCTCTGGTAACGGATTTCGTATTCATCCACCGTCTTAGAATAGCCTGGACAAAAAGATACAATGAAAACACACAACGATAACCACCATTGGAAACATAACCACAACAtgcataaaatattatatagaaCACATTGTTAATTACCTATGTTCACCACAAGCTTTTGCATGAACGGTGCCTTGAACTTCCTCAAGAAGTTCGATGCTATGTGCCTAATGCAAAACATGTGTCTGGCCCTTGGCGGTTCCCATGCTCCATCACAACGAGAAACTGCTGACCTAATAGACTCGTGACGATCAGAGATAAGTCCCACCCCATCCTTCGTCACCACATGGGTTCACAAATGACGAAGGAAAAAGAACCATGCATCTGATGTCTCCCCCTCTACAAGCACAAATGCAATTGGCACAATATTGTTGTTACCATCTTGAGAAACTGCGACCAACAACGCtcctttatatttttcatacaagtGTGTGCCATCTACCTGTACAACTGGCTTGCAGTGCCTAAATGCTCTTATACATGGGTAGAAACTCCAGAAAACTCGATTTAGAACCCTGACATCCTGAGCCAATTCATCCCCGCGGTAGCAAGGTAACGTTTCATATTTGACAGCTGCTGATGGCTCTTTCTTCACCATTGCCTCAAACCATATGGGCAACGCTTCATAAGAGGCTTCCCaccctccaaaaattttttcaactgCCTTCTGCTTAGCCAACCATGCTTTGCGATAACTAATCGTGTAGTTAAACTTTGATTGGACATCTGCAATTACTGATCGCACCTTTATGGATGGATCGGCCTCTATCAATGGCTTAATTGCATCTGCAATAGTGTCTAAGTCCAACTTCAAATGATCCTGACAAATAGTGGCTCTAGTACAAGTATGACTGCCATTATATTGTCTAATCTCCCAACAATACTTTCTTCGCATCAAGCTAACCCTGATAAGCCAATCACAGCTTTGCCCATATTGCACACATTTCGCGTAAAATGTCGTCGGCTCAGACTCAAAAACCCAATAATCAACACCTCTGTGAATGGTATAATCTTTAACTTCCTTGATCACAGCCTCTCTAGAATTAAATTCCATCCCTATGACAAATTCACCATCCTTGACCACAGGTGGATCTGCAATAACACCGCCAACCCATATTTACACGGTGCATAATATTAATACGCAAACATAATATTTAAAGTACTAATCCAAATACGGTGTGATGCAACGACAAACCTGCATTGGCATACTCCGAAAATTCTGGAGCATTCATGGCATCGAGATCCAAAGCACGCATGAAAGACAGTTCTTCGAATGGATGCTCACTCGCTAGTGCATTTGCGACGTCTTCGACGTCCGACTCAATGGTGCAGTCCTCTTGTTCCTCATCTGCATTCGGATCAACGAAATCATAATTTCCTTCATATTCCTCTTTACTGTCACCGTTATAACTTTTTCCATCGAAATCATGATCATCTTGTTCCACCGTATTCGGTAATTGGTCAAACTCCACGTACAGCTCAATAACAGATACTCGTGATTGGGCTTCATAGTTGATTGAGAACATCTCTTGCAGACTTGTGTTATCATTGATGCACATCGCATGAAATTGAACGAATCCACCGAATACTAATATAGGTCGtctgtataaaatatttgtcaCTCTCTTTGGCATGTGAGGATCTATATTCTGACAAATATAACTCTTAAATTCTTCGAACGACACCATAAAAGAAAGAACAGAATACAAGGATTATTACACATAAATATCACACCTTCAGCTGTTTTAGATAAAATTTGGccattataataaattttaaaactaatattattattcatttttatgatcacgaaaattatatttctattataatttttaacacGAATTAACGAAATATCACAGTCtcaaaatgaaatatttatataactaacataaacaaaaaaatttacccaataacaaacaacaacaaaaattgcTTGCACacagtaaaaaagaaaaacaacaaaaagaagtagaagtagaagaagagcattagaaagaaaaaaagagttcGAGAATTGCAAGACATTACATTCACGCACGCACTCTATATATAGAGAagttaataaataaatcattACTCACGTTTacgaattaaataattttaaaataaaaaaatgaaatcgGCACTAACGATTCAAGTTCCATAggttcagaaattatttttgtcctacTTGAAATCGTAAGTcccattttttatcttttttgtctTATTCAAAAATCAGTAGtctcattttcacaattttttgtCCATTCTAAAATCGTTAATAACGATTTCTTGTTATATTTGTTCAACTCCTATATCAATGCATTACACTAAACTAACATAATATCTCCATAATACACCTATGCTTtcataatatctaaaaaatttagCCTAACATGTTCTTAAACATTATTagagtatataattatatatatattataaaagtaACGCAATGCACTTATTAAGTTATCATACTAAagactaataattatatatattatactaaaagtaattatatttaaattaaagtaatacaatttaaataatataaaatattatttttttcttccatagtaatattgtatttatttattttatagtttaattttaatatattaataatataaaatattttacatatttatcaattatttttattctttgttattcatgtagttaatataaaaattaattatttttgctgaCATAgtattaaataactaaatatattgtaacaaaattttaattttattataattatctatatttatttaattattattggatCAAACAGTTTGATCAGTAATTCATCGGTTAAATTATTAATCCAGTAATCCAATAACTTAGCTAGATTGATTATCAGTTCGATTTTAATAACTATAAATATAACCATATaataatgtatataaaaaaataaaaatattctaatatttataaaaataatcacgACTTAAATATAATAATGCAAGAGTTACTATATTTAAGGAATAAAATAGAGTAATAGCATCTATATTGATATTANNCTATAACACTAAATATAGTAATATATAAGGAAATAAAAATAgctatttaattataataatgcaGAAATATATGTGAATTAAATATATTCTAACGTGTAACGAAATAATTATTGGAGTTGGAATGTAGTAACCCAATAACACACCATAAACAAGGTCGATGTTGTTGGATACTCTACCGTATGGTCCACAGATAAAAAGACAGTCCTAAATGCCTTGGctaaatataaaatgaaaaattcttCGCATACAAGCGATTAAGGCTTGTAAGCCTTATAAGTCCAATTAAAACTAACGCTCAAAACGCGCTTCGAACCgtttttcttcctcttcgtcttcttcttcttcttcttcttctttttcgtttcttactttctatttctccttcttcttctttttcttgctacacgttcttcttcctcttcctcttcttcttcttcttttctttcgtttcttgccttctctttctccttcttcttcttcttgctgcacatttttcttcctcatcttcctcttcttcttcttcatttacgtgcttttctctttgttttctttcttcgttattctcgattttcattgttttttgacatcaagctctaaaatcatttttgaagaagaagaagcagcagaagatgaggaggagaaagagaaagaattcTGAATTATGTATAGGTGTACTTCAATgaatttttggtgtatttcttaaattctttgggtgtacttttgtaatcctttgggtgtatttctgtaatcttttaggtgtatttctataatcgtttgggtgtatttctgaagctccattatcttcaaaacgatttcaaagtttgatttcaaaaaccatgaaaattgaaaaaaaaaacgaagaagaggaagaggaagaggaagaggaagaggaagaggagtcGTTCATAATACATGGTGAGTGTAACGCTTTGAAAACAGGAAATGGTTGAATAACGCATTAAAAGGCTCGTATGTGTAGCAACTTGTAAAACTTGCaagtcaaaaagacttgtatatGTAGCAGGtctcatataaaatatattaatttaataacttCAATTAATtgctataattaatatatattaactcattatattattttataataagtaGCATTCTAATATTTGAAATGCTGATCCGTCGCATTTTAGTGTTAATATGtatatctctatttttttaaaaatattttaaaagagtatattttttgaaattatatgaaaattaatatttgGAACATGAAATACAAacactttaataaaaaaatctatgaAGATGGTGGATACTATGATAAAGAGGAAGATTAACATcatgtatttataaaaaataaaatgggtCGGCGCAAAAGTTAGAGAATTGGATACCTCCTGATTTAAATTTTGGTAtacagaaaaagtgaaaaatagaAATTGGGTAGGTATTATTATGAATAAGTAGTGGAAAAAAGACGTAATAGATGTCAAGAGGATGGGTGATTTGATTATCGCTATCAAATTTGTGGTGGAAGGATGTACTTTTCATGTGATTAacgcctatgcaccgcaagtggtCAATATCGAGGATGAAACTATTTTGAACGTTTCCTCAACTTTTGACtttctcatcgcaaatacatgctttaaaaagagagacgaacatcttatacTTATaggagtggcatgacaagctcttaAATCGACTTCTTTTTGTTAAGGAGAGTTGACtgaaaatttttcattaattgtaaaattatttcaaGAGAGAGTTTAACAACACAACGTATGATGTTCGTCATGAATTTTTGC harbors:
- the LOC107468842 gene encoding uncharacterized protein LOC107468842; translation: MCINDNTSLQEMFSINYEAQSRVSVIELYVEFDQLPNTVEQDDHDFDGKSYNGDSKEEYEGNYDFVDPNADEEQEDCTIESDVEDVANALASEHPFEELSFMRALDLDAMNAPEFSEYANADPPVVKDGEFVIGMEFNSREAVIKEVKDYTIHRGVDYWVFESEPTTFYAKCVQYGQSCDWLIRVSLMRRKYCWEIRQYNGSHTCTRATICQDHLKLDLDTIADAIKPLIEADPSIKVRSVIADVQSKFNYTISYRKAWLAKQKAVEKIFGGWEASYEALPIWFEAMVKKEPSAAVKYETLPCYRGDELAQDVRVLNRVFWSFYPCIRAFRHCKPVVQVDGTHLYEKYKGALLVAVSQDGNNNIVPIAFVLDGVGLISDRHESIRSAVSRCDGAWEPPRARHMFCIRHIASNFLRKFKAPFMQKLVVNIGYSKTVDEYEIRYQRFRSRGEAYNCWLDWIPREQHSLAYDGGH
- the LOC127742560 gene encoding chromatin modification-related protein EAF7-like, with protein sequence MDLSDEDNEEEDSDESEDDDDDKDNNGQPRPTRGVTGTAAKQERDKGYNLRVDPPRRSQKRYTPSAIKKAMSNKYKKVVNTVKKKFTKYM